The following proteins are encoded in a genomic region of Chaetodon auriga isolate fChaAug3 chromosome 8, fChaAug3.hap1, whole genome shotgun sequence:
- the cyp4t8 gene encoding cytochrome P450 4T8 codes for MGLTEDFVKLQSGWPRVHHLFALLCLAAVVYKLIVLLGKRRDAFRNYDVFPGPPSHWLFGHTKEFKQDGTDLDLLVKWGQDYPYAYPVWFGPFVSLLSIHHPDYVKTILATAEPKDNLAYWFLESWIGDGLLVSKGQKWFRHRRLLTPGFHYDVLKPYTKLMSDSAKTMLDKWERYADTNKSFELFEHVSLMTLDSILKCGFSYNSNCQTEGGTNAYIKAVYELSDLINLRFRIFPYHSDFIFYLSPHGFRYRKACRIAHGHTEEVIRKRKEALKEEKELDRIQAKRNLDFLDILLFAKDEKQQGLSDEDLRAEVDTFMFEGHDTTASGLSFILYSLACYPEHQKICRDEIMQVLEGKDTMEWEDLSKLPYTTMCIKESLRLYPPVPRISRIITKPITFFDGRTLPAGSLIATNVYGIHRNAAVWENPDVFDPLRFLPENASKRSPHAFVPFSAGPRNCIGQNFAMNELKVATALTLKKYELIEDTTQKPKIISQLVLRSINGIHIKIKSVDPQA; via the exons ATGGGGTTAACTGAGGATTTCGTGAAACTGCAGTCGGGCTGGCCTCGTGTGCATCACTTGTTTGCGCTGCTTTGTCTCGCTGCTGTCGTCTATAAGTTAATTGTCTTGCTCGGCAAAAGAAGGGACGCGTTTCGAAACTATGACGTTTTCCCAGGACCACCCAGCCACTGGCTTTTTGGACATACAAAGGAG tttAAACAAGATGGGACAGACTTGGACTTGTTGGTGAAATGGGGACAGGACTACCCTTATGCTTACCCAGTATGGTTTGGTccctttgtttctttgctcaGCATTCACCATCCAGATTATGTGAAAACCATACTGGcaacagcag AGCCAAAGGATAATCTGGCATATTGGTTCCTTGAGTCCTGGATTG gGGATGGCTTACTGGTGTCAAAGGGCCAGAAGTGGTTTCGTCACAGAAGGCTCTTGACCCCAGGTTTCCATTATGATGTTCTGAAACCATACACAAAACTGATGTCAGATTCTGCTAAAACTATGTTG GATAAATGGGAACGTTATGCAGATACCAACAAGTCCTTTGAATTGTTTGAGCATGTCAGCCTGATGACACTGGacagcattttgaaatgtgGCTTCAGCTACAACAGCAACTGTCAGACCGAGGG TGGAACAAATGCATACATCAAAGCAGTGTATGAACTCAGTGATCTGATTAACCTGCGATTCAGGATATTTCCATACCACAGCGACTTCATTTTCTACCTCAGCCCACATGGCTTCAGATACAGAAAAGCATGCAGGATCGCTCACGGTCATACAG AGGAAGTcataagaaagaggaaagaagctctgaaggaagagaaggagctgGACCGCATACAGGCCAAGAGAAACTTGGACTTTCTGGACATCCTTCTCTTTGCCAAA GATGAGAAGCAGCAGGGTCTGTCAGATGAAGATCTACGAGCAGAAGTGGACACCTTCATGTTTGAGGGCCATGACACCACCGCCAGTGgcctctctttcatcctctACTCTCTGGCCTGCTACCCAGAACACCAAAAGATTTGCAGGGATGAGATCATGCAAGTCCTGGAGGGCAAGGACACCATGGAGTG GGAGGACCTCAGTAAACTTCCATACACTACAATGTGCATAAAGGAATCCCTCCGTCTTTACCCTCCTGTACCAAGAATATCCAGAATTATCACCAAACCCATTACTTTTTTTGACGGAAGGACTCTGCCAGCAg GTAGTCTCATCGCAACAAATGTGTATGGGATTCACAGGAATGCAGCTGTCTGGGAAAACCCTGAT GTCTTTGACCCATTGCGTTTCCTACCAGAGAATGCTTCCAAGAGGTCACCTCATGCATTTGTGCCTTTCTCTGCTGGGCCAAG AAACTGCATTGGTCAGAACTTTGCcatgaatgagctgaaagtgGCGACAGCCCTGACACTGAAGAAATACGAGCTGATAGAAGACACCACTCAGAAACCCAAGATAATTAGTCAGCTGGTGCTTCGCTCAATCAATGGCATCCACATCAAGATCAAATCTGTTGATCCACAAGCATAA
- the LOC143324140 gene encoding cytochrome P450 4B1-like isoform X1: MGLTEDFVKLQSGWPRVHHLFVLLCLAAVVYKLIVLLGKRREAFRNYDVFPGPPSHWLFGHVKEFKQDGTDLEISVKWGQEYPYAYPLWFGPFAPFLNIHHPDYVKTILATAEPKDNLSYRFIESWIGDGLLVSKGQKWFRHRRLLTPGFHYDVLKPYTKLMSDSAKTMLDKWERYADTNKSFELFEHVSLMTLDSILKCGFSYNSNCQTEGGTNAYIKAVYELSDLINLRFRTFPYHSDFIFYLSPHGFRYRKACRIAHGHTEEVIRKRKEALKEEKELDRIQAKRNLDFLDILLFAKDEKQQGLSDEDLRAEVDTFMFEGHDTTASGLSFILYSLACHPEHQKICRDEIMQVLEGKDTVEWEDLSKLPYTTMCIKESLRLYPPVPGTSRHITKPITFFDGRTLPAGSLIGTSVYGIHRNAAVWENPDVFDPLRFLPENASKRSPHAFVPFSAGPRNCIGQNFAMNELKVATALTLKKYELIEDTTHKPKIIPRLVLRSINGILIKIKSVNPTT; encoded by the exons ATGGGGTTAACTGAGGATTTCGTGAAACTGCAGTCGGGCTGGCCTCGTGTGCATCacttgtttgtgctgctttgtctcGCTGCTGTCGTCTATAAGTTAATTGTCTTGCTCGGGAAACGAAGGGAAGCGTTTCGAAACTATGACGTTTTCCCAGGACCACCCAGCCACTGGCTTTTTGGACACGTTAAGGAG tttaaacaAGATGGGACAGACTTGGAAATATCGGTGAAATGGGGACAGGAGTACCCTTATGCTTACCCACTATGGTTTGGTCCCTTTGCTCCTTTCCTCAACATTCACCATCCAGATTATGTGAAAACCATACTGGCAACAGCAG AGCCAAAAGATAATCTGTCATATAGGTTTATTGAGTCCTGGATTG gGGATGGCTTACTGGTGTCAAAGGGCCAGAAGTGGTTTCGTCACAGAAGGCTCTTGACCCCAGGTTTCCATTATGATGTTCTGAAACCATACACAAAACTGATGTCAGATTCTGCTAAAACTATGTTG GATAAATGGGAACGTTATGCAGATACCAACAAGTCCTTTGAATTGTTTGAGCATGTCAGCCTGATGACACTGGacagcattttgaaatgtgGCTTCAGCTACAACAGCAACTGTCAGACCGAGGG TGGAACAAATGCATACATCAAAGCAGTGTATGAGCTCAGTGATCTGATTAACCTGCGATTCAGGACATTTCCATACCACAGCGACTTCATTTTCTACCTCAGCCCACATGGCTTCAGATACAGAAAAGCATGCAGGATCGCTCACGGTCATACAG AGGAAGTcataagaaagaggaaagaggcactcaaggaagagaaggagctgGACCGCATACAGGCCAAGAGAAACTTGGACTTTCTGGACATCCTTCTCTTTGCAAAA GATGAGAAGCAGCAGGGTCTGTCAGATGAAGATCTACGAGCAGAAGTGGACACCTTCATGTTTGAGGGCCATGACACCACCGCCAGTGgcctctctttcatcctctACTCTCTGGCCTGCCACCCAGAACACCAGAAGATTTGCAGGGATGAGATCATGCAAGTCCTGGAGGGCAAGGACACCGTGGAGTG GGAGGACCTCAGTAAACTTCCATACACTACAATGTGCATAAAAGAATCCCTCCGTCTTTACCCTCCTGTACCAGGAACATCCAGACACATCACCAAACCCATTACTTTTTTTGACGGAAGGACTCTGCCAGCAG GTAGTCTCATCGGAACAAGTGTGTATGGGATTCACAGGAATGCAGCTGTCTGGGAAAACCCTGAT GTCTTTGACCCATTGCGTTTCCTACCAGAGAATGCTTCCAAGAGGTCACCTCATGCATTTGTGCCTTTCTCTGCTGGGCCAAG AAACTGCATTGGTCAGAACTTTGCcatgaatgagctgaaagtgGCGACAGCCCTGACACTGAAGAAGTACGAGCTGATAGAAGACACCACTCACAAACCCAAGATAATTCCTCGGCTGGTGCTTCGCTCAATCAATGGCATCCTCATCAAGATCAAATCTGTTAATCCAACAAcctga
- the LOC143325045 gene encoding cytochrome P450 4B1-like, with the protein MGLNEDFVKLQSGWPHVHHLFALLCLAAVVYKLIVLLGKRRDTFRNFEVFPGPPSHWLFGNTKEFKQDGTDLDLTVKWGQDYPYAYPIWFGPFAPFLNIHHPDYVKTILATTEPKDNLSYWFLESWIGDGLLVTGGQKWFRHRRLLTPGFHYDVLKPYTKLMSDSAKTMLDKWEHYADTNKSFELFEHVSLMALDSILKCGFSYNSNCQTEGGTNAYIKAVYELSDLINLRFRTFPYHNDFIFYLSPHGFRYRKACRIAHGHTEEIIRKRKEALKEEKELDRIQAKRNLDFLDILLFAKDEKQQGLSDEALRAEVDTFMFEGHDTTASGLSFILYCLACHPEHQKICRDEIMQILGGKDNVEWEDLSKLPYTTMCIKESLRLYPPVPRISRIITKPITFFDGRTLPAGSLIGTSVYGIHRNAAVWENPDVFDPLRFLPENASKRSPHAFVPFSAGPRNCIGQNFAMNELKVATALTLKRYELIEDTTHKPKIIPRLVLRSINGIHIKIKSVDPTT; encoded by the exons ATGGGGTTAAATGAGGATTTCGTGAAACTGCAGTCGGGCTGGCCTCATGTGCATCACCTGTTTGCGCTGCTTTGTCTCGCTGCTGTCGTCTATAAGTTAATTGTCTTGCTCGGCAAAAGAAGGGACACGTTTCGAAACTTCGAAGTTTTCCCAGGACCACCCAGCCACTGGCTTTTTGGAAATACAAAAGAG tttAAACAAGATGGGACAGACTTGGACTTGACGGTGAAATGGGGACAGGACTACCCTTATGCTTACCCAATATGGTTTGGTCCCTTTGCTCCTTTCCTCAACATTCACCATCCAGATTATGTGAAAACCATACTGGCAACGACAG AGCCAAAAGATAATCTGTCATATTGGTTTCTTGAGTCCTGGATTG GGGATGGCTTACTGGTGACAGGAGGCCAGAAGTGGTTTCGTCACAGAAGGCTCTTGACGCCAGGTTTCCATTATGATGTTCTGAAACCATACACAAAACTGATGTCAGATTCTGCTAAAACTATGTTG GATAAATGGGAACATTATGCAGATACCAACAAGTCCTTTGAATTGTTTGAGCATGTCAGCCTGATGGCACTGGacagcattttgaaatgtgGCTTCAGCTACAACAGCAACTGTCAGACCGAGGG TGGAACAAATGCATACATCAAAGCAGTGTATGAGCTCAGTGATCTGATTAACCTGCGATTCAGGACATTTCCATACCACAACGACTTCATTTTCTACCTCAGCCCACATGGCTTCAGATACAGAAAAGCATGCAGGATCGCTCACGGTCATACAG AGGAAATaataagaaagaggaaagaagctctgaaggaagagaaggagctgGACCGCATACAGGCCAAGAGAAACTTGGACTTTCTGGACATCCTTCTCTTTGCAAAA GATGAGAAGCAGCAGGGTCTGTCAGATGAAGCTCTACGAGCAGAAGTGGACACCTTCATGTTTGAGGGCCATGACACCACCGCCAGTGgcctctctttcatcctctACTGTCTGGCCTGCCACCCAGAACACCAGAAGATTTGTAGGGATGAGATCATGCAAATCCTGGGGGGCAAGGACAACGTGGAGTG GGAGGACCTCAGTAAACTTCCATACACTACAATGTGCATAAAGGAATCCCTCCGTCTTTACCCTCCTGTACCAAGAATATCCAGAATTATCACCAAACCCATTACTTTTTTTGACGGAAGGACTCTGCCAGCAG GTAGTCTCATCGGAACAAGTGTGTATGGGATTCACAGGAATGCAGCTGTCTGGGAAAACCCTGAT GTCTTTGACCCATTGCGTTTCCTACCAGAGAATGCTTCCAAGAGGTCACCTCATGCATTTGTGCCTTTCTCTGCTGGGCCAAG aaACTGCATTGGTCAGAACTTTGCcatgaatgagctgaaagtgGCGACAGCCCTGACACTGAAGAGATACGAGCTGATTGAAGACACCACTCACAAACCCAAGATAATTCCTCGGCTGGTGCTTCGCTCAATCAATGGCATCCACATCAAGATCAAATCTGTTGATCCA ACAACCTGA
- the LOC143324140 gene encoding cytochrome P450 4B1-like isoform X2, which yields MGLTEDFVKLQSGWPRVHHLFALLCLAAVVYKLIVLLGKRRDAFRNYDVFPGPPSHWLFGHTKEFKQDETDLHLLVKWGQEYPYAYPLWIGPFVSSLTIHHPDYVKTILATAEPKDNLSYWFLESWIGDGLLVSKGQKWFRHRRLLTPGFHYDVLKPYTKLMSDSAKTMLDKWERYADTNKSFELFEHVSLMALDSILKCGFSYNSNCQTEGGTNAYIKAVYELSNLINVRLRTFPYHNDFIFYLSPHGFRYRKACRIAHGHTEEVIRKRKEALKEEKELDRIQAKRNLDFLDILLFAKDENQQGLSDEDLRAEVDTFMFEGHDTTASGLSFILYSLACHPEHQKICRDEIMQVLEGKDTVEWEDLSKLPYTTMCIKESLRLYPPVPRISRIITKPITFFDGRTLPAGSLIGTSVYGIHRNAAVWENPDVFDPLRFLPENASKRSPHAFVPFSAGPRNCIGQNFAMNELKVATALTLKKYELIEDTTQKPKIISRVVLRSINGIHIKIKSVDPQA from the exons ATGGGGTTAACTGAGGATTTCGTGAAACTGCAGTCGGGCTGGCCTCGTGTGCATCACTTGTTTGCGCTGCTTTGTCTCGCTGCTGTCGTCTATAAGTTAATTGTCTTGCTCGGCAAAAGAAGGGACGCGTTTCGAAACTATGACGTTTTCCCAGGACCACCCAGCCACTGGCTTTTTGGACATACAAAGGAG tttaaacaAGATGAGACCGACTTGCACTTGTTGGTGAAATGGGGACAGGAGTACCCTTATGCTTACCCACTATGGATTGGTCCCTTTGTTTCTTCCCTCACCATTCACCATCCAGATTATGTGAAAACCATACTGGCAACGGCAG AGCCAAAAGACAATCTGTCATATTGGTTCCTTGAGTCCTGGATTG gGGATGGCTTACTGGTGTCAAAGGGCCAGAAGTGGTTTCGTCACAGAAGGCTCTTGACGCCAGGTTTCCATTATGATGTTCTGAAACCATACACAAAACTGATGTCAGATTCTGCTAAAACTATGTTG GATAAATGGGAACGTTATGCAGATACCAACAAGTCCTTTGAATTGTTTGAGCATGTCAGCCTGATGGCACTGGacagcattttgaaatgtgGCTTCAGCTACAACAGCAACTGTCAGACCGAGGG TGGAACAAATGCATACATCAAAGCAGTGTATGAGCTCAGTAATCTGATTAACGTGCGGCTCAGGACATTTCCATACCACAACGACTTCATTTTCTACCTCAGCCCACATGGCTTCAGATACAGAAAAGCATGCAGGATCGCACACGGTCATACAG AGGAAGTcataagaaagaggaaagaagctctaaaggaagagaaggagctgGACCGCATACAGGCCAAGAGAAACTTGGACTTTCTGGACATCCTTCTCTTTGCAAAA GATGAGAATCAGCAGGGTCTGTCAGATGAAGATCTACGAGCAGAAGTGGACACCTTCATGTTTGAGGGCCATGACACCACCGCCAGTGgcctctctttcatcctctACTCTCTGGCCTGCCACCCAGAACATCAGAAGATTTGCAGGGATGAGATCATGCAAGTCCTGGAGGGCAAGGACACGGTGGAGTG GGAGGACCTCAGTAAACTTCCATACACTACAATGTGCATAAAGGAATCCCTCCGTCTTTACCCTCCTGTACCAAGAATATCCAGAATTATCACCAAACCCATTACTTTTTTTGACGGAAGGACTCTGCCAGCAg GTAGTCTCATCGGAACAAGTGTGTATGGGATTCACAGGAATGCAGCTGTCTGGGAAAACCCTGAT GTCTTTGACCCATTGCGTTTCCTACCAGAGAATGCTTCCAAGAGGTCACCTCATGCATTTGTGCCTTTCTCTGCTGGGCCAAG AAACTGCATTGGTCAGAACTTTGCcatgaatgagctgaaagtgGCGACAGCCCTGACACTGAAGAAATACGAGCTGATTGAAGACACCACTCAGAAACCCAAGATAATTAGTCGGGTCGTGCTTCGCTCAATCAATGGCATCCACATCAAGATCAAATCTGTTGATCCACAAGCATAA
- the LOC143324140 gene encoding cytochrome P450 4B1-like isoform X3, translated as MGLTEDFVKLQSGWPRVHHLFVLLCLAAVVYKLIVLLGKRREAFRNYDVFPGPPSHWLFGHVKEFKQDETDLHLLVKWGQEYPYAYPLWIGPFVSSLTIHHPDYVKTILATAEPKDNLSYWFLESWIGDGLLVSKGQKWFRHRRLLTPGFHYDVLKPYTKLMSDSAKTMLDKWERYADTNKSFELFEHVSLMALDSILKCGFSYNSNCQTEGGTNAYIKAVYELSNLINVRLRTFPYHNDFIFYLSPHGFRYRKACRIAHGHTEEVIRKRKEALKEEKELDRIQAKRNLDFLDILLFAKDENQQGLSDEDLRAEVDTFMFEGHDTTASGLSFILYSLACHPEHQKICRDEIMQVLEGKDTVEWEDLSKLPYTTMCIKESLRLYPPVPRISRIITKPITFFDGRTLPAGSLIGTSVYGIHRNAAVWENPDVFDPLRFLPENASKRSPHAFVPFSAGPRNCIGQNFAMNELKVATALTLKKYELIEDTTQKPKIISRVVLRSINGIHIKIKSVDPQA; from the exons ATGGGGTTAACTGAGGATTTCGTGAAACTGCAGTCGGGCTGGCCTCGTGTGCATCacttgtttgtgctgctttgtctcGCTGCTGTCGTCTATAAGTTAATTGTCTTGCTCGGGAAACGAAGGGAAGCGTTTCGAAACTATGACGTTTTCCCAGGACCACCCAGCCACTGGCTTTTTGGACACGTTAAGGAG tttaaacaAGATGAGACCGACTTGCACTTGTTGGTGAAATGGGGACAGGAGTACCCTTATGCTTACCCACTATGGATTGGTCCCTTTGTTTCTTCCCTCACCATTCACCATCCAGATTATGTGAAAACCATACTGGCAACGGCAG AGCCAAAAGACAATCTGTCATATTGGTTCCTTGAGTCCTGGATTG gGGATGGCTTACTGGTGTCAAAGGGCCAGAAGTGGTTTCGTCACAGAAGGCTCTTGACGCCAGGTTTCCATTATGATGTTCTGAAACCATACACAAAACTGATGTCAGATTCTGCTAAAACTATGTTG GATAAATGGGAACGTTATGCAGATACCAACAAGTCCTTTGAATTGTTTGAGCATGTCAGCCTGATGGCACTGGacagcattttgaaatgtgGCTTCAGCTACAACAGCAACTGTCAGACCGAGGG TGGAACAAATGCATACATCAAAGCAGTGTATGAGCTCAGTAATCTGATTAACGTGCGGCTCAGGACATTTCCATACCACAACGACTTCATTTTCTACCTCAGCCCACATGGCTTCAGATACAGAAAAGCATGCAGGATCGCACACGGTCATACAG AGGAAGTcataagaaagaggaaagaagctctaaaggaagagaaggagctgGACCGCATACAGGCCAAGAGAAACTTGGACTTTCTGGACATCCTTCTCTTTGCAAAA GATGAGAATCAGCAGGGTCTGTCAGATGAAGATCTACGAGCAGAAGTGGACACCTTCATGTTTGAGGGCCATGACACCACCGCCAGTGgcctctctttcatcctctACTCTCTGGCCTGCCACCCAGAACATCAGAAGATTTGCAGGGATGAGATCATGCAAGTCCTGGAGGGCAAGGACACGGTGGAGTG GGAGGACCTCAGTAAACTTCCATACACTACAATGTGCATAAAGGAATCCCTCCGTCTTTACCCTCCTGTACCAAGAATATCCAGAATTATCACCAAACCCATTACTTTTTTTGACGGAAGGACTCTGCCAGCAg GTAGTCTCATCGGAACAAGTGTGTATGGGATTCACAGGAATGCAGCTGTCTGGGAAAACCCTGAT GTCTTTGACCCATTGCGTTTCCTACCAGAGAATGCTTCCAAGAGGTCACCTCATGCATTTGTGCCTTTCTCTGCTGGGCCAAG AAACTGCATTGGTCAGAACTTTGCcatgaatgagctgaaagtgGCGACAGCCCTGACACTGAAGAAATACGAGCTGATTGAAGACACCACTCAGAAACCCAAGATAATTAGTCGGGTCGTGCTTCGCTCAATCAATGGCATCCACATCAAGATCAAATCTGTTGATCCACAAGCATAA